Proteins from one Microcoleus sp. FACHB-672 genomic window:
- a CDS encoding glycosyltransferase family 2 protein codes for MEQKQPLFSIIVPTYARPERLANCLESFAQLDYSRDRFEVIVVNDGSEIPLETVVAPLQNRLNIISHTQPHAGPATARNTGAMAAKGKFLVFTDDDCTATPDWLQTLEARFATMPNCLIGGQTLNALPDNLYSTASQLLIDYLYSYYNANPEQARFFTSNNFALPADSFHALGGFDTTFPLAAGEDREFCARWLDCGYPTLYASEVKVYHAHDLTLSKFWRQQFNYGRGAFCFHQRSSQRDMGEKSRQPLSFYRNLLTYPFSQASQHSLPFLAALFFLSQVAITTGLLWEKRFYQAAKT; via the coding sequence ATGGAACAAAAGCAGCCTTTATTCTCAATTATTGTTCCCACCTATGCCCGTCCAGAAAGATTGGCAAACTGCCTTGAATCCTTTGCTCAGCTTGATTATTCCCGCGATCGCTTTGAGGTGATTGTGGTGAATGATGGCAGCGAAATCCCCTTAGAAACGGTGGTTGCACCCTTGCAAAACCGCCTGAATATCATCTCCCACACACAACCCCACGCAGGGCCGGCAACTGCCCGTAATACCGGCGCTATGGCGGCAAAAGGAAAGTTTTTAGTCTTCACCGATGATGATTGCACAGCCACCCCAGATTGGCTGCAAACTTTAGAAGCTAGATTTGCTACAATGCCAAACTGTTTAATTGGGGGTCAAACGCTTAACGCGCTTCCCGATAATTTGTATTCAACAGCCAGTCAATTACTGATTGATTATCTATATAGTTATTACAACGCGAACCCTGAGCAAGCACGCTTTTTTACTTCAAATAATTTTGCCCTGCCGGCAGATTCTTTTCACGCCCTAGGTGGTTTTGACACCACCTTCCCCCTCGCTGCCGGTGAGGATCGCGAATTTTGTGCTCGCTGGTTGGACTGTGGCTACCCCACCCTTTATGCTTCAGAGGTCAAAGTTTATCACGCCCATGACCTAACTCTCAGCAAATTTTGGCGGCAGCAATTCAACTACGGGCGGGGCGCATTCTGTTTTCATCAACGTTCTTCTCAACGGGATATGGGAGAAAAAAGCCGGCAACCCCTCTCTTTTTATCGCAACTTGCTTACTTATCCATTTTCCCAAGCATCGCAGCATTCTCTGCCATTTTTAGCGGCCTTATTCTTTCTTTCACAAGTGGCAATTACGACTGGACTCTTGTGGGAAAAAAGATTTTATCAGGCTGCAAAAACTTAA
- a CDS encoding SagB/ThcOx family dehydrogenase translates to MPELKVSIAQHYHERTKYDPQTLAGKNHQLDWEKQPVPFKEYKIGTSFDLKPYFKAEVSDPEAKWWQRLSRLLFCSYGLTAKIPTMAGSPLYLRAAPSAGGLYPAEVYLVSRGTGLLPAGLYNYQTQSHSLVHFWDNHVWSALQAACFWHPSLESTHLAIITTAIFERSAWRYQDRAYRRIYLDTGHLLGNIELASALSDYRPHLIGGFNDEALNQLLYLDPDQEGAISVLPLADLLDIQQNLPAARTALPSGTQTSYPNIPDGALLNYFHACTEIAADTTGPQGWKFNSDEARDQDKYNFPFCTKVSTVTPSLVWGHNLEGLESTILRRRSTRTYTGSELTLEELKALLDFTYQPQHYIDQGLEGHPDYFDLNLIETFIAVSGVEGLEEGCYYYAPKIQELRQVRFKNFRRELHFLCLGQNLGRDAGAVVFHTADLKNAIAQYGDRVYRYLHMDAGHLGQRLNLAAIHLGLGVSGIGGFFDDQVNEVLGIPADEAVIYITTLGRPS, encoded by the coding sequence ATGCCCGAACTTAAAGTCTCTATCGCTCAGCATTACCACGAACGCACAAAATATGACCCGCAAACCCTAGCCGGCAAAAATCATCAATTAGACTGGGAAAAACAGCCGGTGCCCTTCAAGGAGTACAAGATTGGTACATCCTTCGACCTGAAACCCTACTTCAAAGCAGAGGTCAGCGATCCAGAGGCCAAGTGGTGGCAGCGTTTGTCTCGATTATTATTTTGCAGTTACGGCCTCACCGCTAAGATCCCGACGATGGCCGGCAGCCCCTTGTATCTGAGGGCCGCCCCTTCTGCCGGCGGCTTGTACCCAGCAGAAGTTTATCTCGTTTCTCGCGGCACTGGCCTGTTACCTGCCGGTCTTTACAACTACCAAACCCAGAGCCATTCCCTCGTACATTTTTGGGATAACCACGTTTGGTCAGCCCTGCAAGCCGCTTGTTTCTGGCATCCATCCTTAGAAAGCACCCATCTAGCGATCATCACCACAGCAATTTTTGAGCGCTCAGCTTGGCGCTATCAAGATCGGGCTTACCGGCGAATTTATTTAGACACCGGCCATCTTCTCGGCAACATAGAACTCGCCAGCGCCCTCAGCGACTATCGCCCACACTTGATCGGGGGATTTAACGATGAAGCGCTTAACCAACTCCTCTACCTCGATCCAGACCAAGAAGGCGCGATCTCTGTTCTTCCCCTCGCCGACTTGCTAGACATTCAACAAAACCTGCCGGCAGCCCGAACAGCCCTACCCTCCGGCACCCAAACCAGCTATCCCAACATCCCAGACGGAGCACTGCTGAACTATTTTCACGCCTGCACCGAGATCGCAGCAGATACCACCGGCCCCCAAGGCTGGAAATTCAACTCCGATGAAGCTCGAGACCAAGACAAATACAACTTCCCCTTCTGCACCAAAGTTTCCACCGTCACCCCATCCCTTGTTTGGGGACACAACCTCGAAGGACTTGAAAGCACCATCCTGCGGCGGCGTTCTACCCGCACTTACACAGGTTCCGAACTCACCCTAGAAGAACTCAAGGCGCTATTAGATTTTACTTACCAGCCCCAGCATTACATCGATCAAGGATTAGAGGGTCATCCAGACTATTTTGATCTGAACTTAATCGAGACATTTATTGCGGTTTCTGGAGTTGAAGGTTTAGAAGAAGGCTGTTACTATTACGCGCCAAAAATTCAAGAACTGCGTCAAGTTCGCTTTAAAAACTTCCGGCGAGAGTTGCATTTTCTCTGCTTAGGACAAAACTTAGGAAGAGATGCGGGGGCCGTCGTATTTCACACCGCCGACTTGAAGAATGCGATTGCTCAGTATGGAGATCGTGTTTATCGCTATTTGCACATGGATGCCGGTCATTTGGGGCAAAGGCTAAATTTAGCCGCCATTCACCTCGGTTTAGGCGTCAGCGGCATTGGTGGCTTTTTTGATGATCAAGTCAATGAAGTGTTAGGTATTCCAGCCGATGAAGCCGTTATTTATATCACCACATTGGGGCGACCGAGTTAA
- a CDS encoding pentapeptide repeat-containing protein: MQKLNAKELKEQYAEGKRDFGGIDLSEVNLFEADFREINLNGSNLTSTYLPYANLSQANLHAAQISAAELSDVKLYQADLSEANLRGANLCRANLRYANLQGADLSGANLQGANLYNADLGSANLIDADLSRANLEGARLTQARLAGCNFYRARMVDFSDAYLDSTTVRPDGYREGSS, from the coding sequence ATGCAAAAGCTAAACGCAAAGGAGTTAAAAGAGCAGTACGCCGAAGGGAAACGAGACTTTGGCGGGATAGATTTAAGCGAGGTGAATCTATTTGAAGCCGACTTCCGAGAAATTAACCTTAACGGCAGCAATCTCACAAGCACCTATTTGCCTTACGCCAATCTTAGCCAAGCCAACCTGCACGCTGCTCAAATCAGCGCGGCTGAACTGAGTGACGTTAAGCTTTATCAGGCTGATTTATCTGAAGCCAACCTGCGGGGGGCGAATTTGTGTAGAGCGAATCTGCGTTATGCAAATTTGCAAGGTGCTGACCTTTCAGGAGCGAATTTGCAAGGAGCGAACCTGTACAATGCGGATCTGGGTTCGGCTAATTTGATCGATGCAGATTTAAGCCGCGCCAATTTAGAAGGCGCAAGGCTGACACAGGCAAGGCTAGCCGGTTGCAATTTTTACCGCGCCCGAATGGTAGATTTCTCAGACGCTTATCTCGATAGCACGACGGTTCGCCCAGACGGGTATCGCGAAGGTAGTTCGTGA
- a CDS encoding Uma2 family endonuclease: MPLLTVKDLEQLQATLSEAGFDYQLELEDGKISVMGPSDIESSEIGAEFIRLLGNWVKPRRLGRVFDSSGGFIMPDTNLKAPDVSYVSAERLKKSQRYFAELVPDLVVEIKSQSDRIKSLQDKIKMFLEMGALIGILIDPDEQTVTVYRPTGSPILLRDGDILTVPELLAGWEAPVSELWPPEFD; encoded by the coding sequence ATGCCACTGCTAACGGTTAAAGACTTGGAACAACTGCAAGCCACACTTTCCGAAGCCGGTTTCGATTACCAATTAGAACTCGAAGATGGAAAAATTTCTGTTATGGGTCCATCAGATATCGAATCTAGCGAAATAGGGGCTGAGTTCATCCGACTGCTTGGCAACTGGGTTAAACCCCGCCGGCTTGGACGCGTGTTTGATTCCAGCGGCGGTTTTATTATGCCGGATACTAACTTAAAAGCACCGGACGTTTCCTATGTCAGTGCGGAACGTCTCAAGAAAAGCCAGCGTTATTTTGCCGAACTCGTTCCCGATTTAGTCGTAGAAATTAAATCACAAAGTGACCGAATTAAATCTTTGCAAGACAAGATTAAGATGTTTTTAGAAATGGGGGCTTTAATCGGAATTCTTATCGATCCAGATGAGCAAACTGTCACCGTTTATCGCCCTACGGGCAGCCCAATTCTACTCAGAGATGGAGACATTTTGACCGTTCCCGAATTATTGGCCGGCTGGGAAGCCCCAGTTTCTGAATTGTGGCCGCCTGAGTTTGACTAA
- a CDS encoding Uma2 family endonuclease, whose protein sequence is MPHLTVKDLEQLQATLSEAGLDYQLELEDGKISVMGPSDIESSEIGVLFIRLLSNWVYPRRLGRVFDSSGGFIMPDTNLKAPDVCFVRAERLKKSQRYFAELVPDLVVEIKSQSDRIKSLQDKIKMFLEMGALVGILIAPDEQTVTVYRPADSPILLRDGDILTVPEILAGWEAPVSELWPPEFD, encoded by the coding sequence ATGCCACACCTAACGGTTAAAGACTTGGAACAACTGCAAGCCACACTTTCCGAAGCCGGTTTAGATTACCAATTAGAACTCGAAGATGGAAAAATTTCTGTTATGGGTCCATCAGATATCGAATCAAGCGAAATAGGCGTTTTATTCATCCGATTGTTGAGCAATTGGGTTTATCCGCGCCGGCTAGGACGCGTGTTTGATTCTAGCGGCGGTTTTATTATGCCGGATACCAATTTAAAAGCACCTGATGTTTGCTTTGTCCGCGCTGAACGTCTTAAGAAAAGTCAGCGTTATTTTGCCGAATTAGTTCCGGATTTAGTCGTAGAAATTAAGTCCCAAAGTGACCGAATTAAATCTTTGCAAGACAAGATTAAAATGTTTTTAGAAATGGGGGCTTTAGTCGGAATTCTTATCGCTCCAGATGAGCAAACCGTGACCGTTTATCGACCCGCCGACAGCCCAATTCTACTCAGAGATGGAGACATTTTGACCGTTCCCGAAATATTGGCCGGCTGGGAAGCTCCTGTTTCGGAATTGTGGCCCCCTGAGTTTGATTAA
- the rfaE1 gene encoding D-glycero-beta-D-manno-heptose-7-phosphate kinase, whose product MDLTSTFSSQLRACTDNLFERMDRFSQARILVVGDLTLDEFLTGQVERISREAPVLIIRHENTRQVPGGGANAVYNLAKLGAQVKVAGFVGKDIQGQALRDIFEAAGIDTQGMLIDADRPTVTKTRISGHARQSVTQQIVRVDRKSDDLPDLDLQLQLAEYIRQQLPTVDAVVCSDYGDGVLTAPVIEAALGHRQVIVDTQKDLQRFAGATIFTPNLPEAEQAVGYGINSPQTVSQAGKDLLELTQAKQFLITRGEEGMTLFEGAGVEHHIPAFNRTDVFDVTGAGDTVVAALTLGLCAGGSFWESAVLGNLAASIVVRQFGTATTTIEEMKEALQLLLEV is encoded by the coding sequence ATGGATTTAACGTCTACTTTTTCATCGCAACTGCGTGCCTGTACTGACAACTTGTTTGAGCGGATGGATCGCTTTTCCCAGGCGCGAATTTTAGTTGTGGGCGATCTGACGCTGGATGAGTTTCTCACTGGGCAAGTTGAGCGTATTTCCCGCGAAGCGCCGGTGTTGATTATTCGCCATGAGAATACCCGACAAGTGCCGGGAGGCGGGGCAAATGCGGTTTACAATTTGGCGAAGTTGGGCGCACAGGTGAAGGTTGCCGGTTTCGTGGGCAAGGATATCCAAGGACAGGCTTTGCGGGACATTTTTGAGGCTGCCGGCATTGATACGCAAGGAATGTTGATTGATGCAGATCGCCCAACGGTTACGAAAACCCGGATTTCTGGTCATGCGCGGCAGTCTGTGACTCAGCAAATCGTGCGGGTAGATCGCAAATCGGATGATTTGCCAGATTTGGATTTGCAGTTGCAGTTGGCGGAGTATATCCGGCAGCAGTTGCCAACGGTGGATGCGGTGGTGTGCTCGGATTATGGGGATGGGGTGTTGACTGCGCCGGTAATTGAGGCAGCGCTAGGACACCGGCAGGTAATTGTGGATACTCAGAAAGATTTGCAGCGCTTTGCCGGCGCGACGATATTTACGCCTAATTTACCGGAAGCTGAACAAGCGGTGGGATATGGGATTAATAGCCCTCAAACTGTGTCGCAGGCGGGAAAGGATTTGCTGGAACTGACTCAGGCGAAGCAATTTTTAATCACGCGGGGTGAAGAGGGGATGACGCTGTTTGAAGGTGCCGGCGTTGAGCATCATATCCCGGCTTTTAACCGCACGGATGTTTTTGACGTGACGGGTGCCGGTGATACGGTGGTTGCGGCGCTGACGTTGGGTTTGTGTGCCGGTGGTTCTTTCTGGGAATCTGCGGTTTTGGGGAATTTAGCGGCGAGTATTGTTGTGCGTCAATTTGGGACTGCTACAACAACGATTGAGGAGATGAAGGAGGCTTTGCAGTTGTTGCTTGAAGTTTAG
- the rfbB gene encoding dTDP-glucose 4,6-dehydratase, with product MTHSWNNGENRQPRRILITGGAGFIGSNFVHHWCESYGGDRVVVLDALTYAGNRQTLAQLEGRENFRFVQGDICDRAAVDSLLQEEAIDTVAHFAAESHVDRSILGPGAFVQTNVVGTFTLLEAFRQHWNGKGQPSDYRFLHVSTDEVYGSLGPDDPAFTETTPYAPNSPYSASKAGSDHLARAYFHTYKVPTIITNCSNNYGPYHFPEKLIPLMCINMLLGKPLPVYGDGQNVRDWLYVRDHCSALDVVIHRGEPGETYNVGGNNEVKNIDLVRMLCKLMDEMATELPVRPCEELITFVKDRPGHDRRYAIDATKIKTELGWTPSVTVEEGLRRTVEWFLTHEDWWKPLLSEEYQAYYNQVYV from the coding sequence ATGACCCACAGCTGGAACAACGGTGAAAATAGACAACCCCGCCGGATATTGATCACGGGGGGTGCCGGCTTTATTGGCTCAAATTTTGTGCATCACTGGTGCGAATCTTACGGGGGCGATCGCGTGGTGGTTCTCGATGCCTTGACGTATGCCGGCAACCGGCAAACTCTGGCACAGTTGGAGGGAAGGGAGAATTTTCGCTTTGTGCAGGGGGATATCTGCGATCGCGCGGCTGTCGATAGTCTATTGCAAGAGGAAGCGATTGATACGGTTGCCCACTTTGCCGCAGAGTCTCACGTTGATCGCTCAATTCTCGGTCCCGGTGCTTTTGTGCAAACGAATGTGGTGGGCACTTTTACGCTGTTAGAAGCGTTTCGGCAGCATTGGAATGGCAAGGGACAACCGAGTGATTACAGGTTCCTCCACGTTTCTACGGATGAAGTTTACGGCAGTCTCGGCCCGGATGATCCAGCGTTTACCGAAACAACGCCTTATGCGCCGAATAGTCCCTATTCTGCCTCGAAAGCCGGCAGCGATCATTTAGCGCGGGCTTATTTCCACACTTACAAAGTTCCGACAATTATTACCAATTGTTCTAACAATTACGGCCCTTATCATTTCCCTGAAAAATTGATTCCCCTGATGTGCATTAATATGCTGCTGGGCAAACCTTTGCCGGTTTATGGGGATGGTCAAAATGTGCGAGATTGGCTGTATGTTCGCGATCATTGTAGTGCCTTAGATGTGGTGATTCATCGCGGTGAACCGGGGGAAACTTACAATGTTGGCGGTAATAATGAAGTGAAAAATATTGACTTGGTGCGGATGTTGTGTAAGTTAATGGATGAGATGGCAACTGAGCTGCCGGTGCGTCCTTGTGAGGAGTTGATTACGTTTGTAAAGGATCGGCCTGGACATGATCGCCGGTATGCGATAGACGCAACCAAGATTAAAACTGAGTTGGGTTGGACGCCTTCTGTTACGGTTGAAGAGGGATTGCGGCGCACGGTTGAATGGTTTTTAACCCATGAAGATTGGTGGAAACCGCTACTCTCTGAAGAGTATCAAGCTTATTACAACCAAGTTTACGTTTAA
- a CDS encoding HEAT repeat domain-containing protein yields the protein MVRNVAWKEPAKSNTFKLLEALLSLANGWELDDAELQLAVKAEWCEKDPTKLRVTGKDTQKQGKREIIVETGTTKKRLWQLAEKAGKCLELPKRQQGEGSSREKREAEAIQTVIDCLKELGVFNDERPEGTERTRYWKFTLALKWHTASPEENLAEIKRKWQEKNLEETTPEPAPHDSIDWHQVCRAMLAQQRERQLFRKQITGRGLGHEVNVYVPLGLVKPKATPRRGEEFSPLPSEGMRQYQLSQTEIIEKPYQKNEFLEKVIAKPGKNITIAGEPGAGKSTWLDKIAQHLEEGKNSPYFPIAISLASVGEKTLEEFLLQNWLKNALPVINSDAMKVTAVLEEKFKKLFSGGKVWLLLDGADEMRAVAPLQKIAESLTAWVAQARVVLTCRLNVWEANPNILPNFATYRTLCFEENQVADFIRQWFAKSDQPELGKQLQAKLEESGKERIRDTVKNPLRVAMLCKTWYLKQGNLPETKAGLYERFVRDYYHWKPHPLLTENEEKQEELHSALGKLAQQALDQKCFLGKRFAQKIMGHALFKLADEAGWLNYVYNDAQTDEPVYAFFHLTFQEYFAALAVEDWHYFLTDEPNDPKQGIYRIFEPQWKEVILLWLGRVEVPGEQKEVLKKQKEDFITSLVEFADECGDFYEDQAYFLAAAGITEFRQCSRSEEIVRTIVKWGFGYFNIEKQEWRTFLDPIAEASREVLPQTQRSKAIRALVELTRNSRDEKTRYLAAESLGNIGTGNETAITALVELIGNAEDEKTRACAAYSLGKIGTGNRDVINALVELIGNSQYEWTRWMAAYSLGEIDTDNETAIDAALEEFIGNTQSEFTRWTAAESLGKIGTGNRDAINAALVELIGNTEDEDTRTRAAYSLGKIGTGNRDAINTLVELIGNTGDEFTCRRAAESLGEIDPGNETAINALVELTRNSEYEKTRREAADSLGKIDPGNRDAINALVELIGNTEDEFTCRRAAESLGKIGTGNRDAINALVELIGNTWRFNFIGNLAYEWTRWTAAESLGKIGTGNRDAINALVELIGNTEDEDTTRAAYSLGKIDPGNETAINALVELTRNSEYEKTRREAADSLGKIDPGNETAISALVELIGNSEYEWINREAAESLGKIGTGNETAIRALVELISNTEDESIGSQAADSLKKILVKDKQMAGVVSALKDYLSNETYENEFDRFKNCYEVIWHCAQTLPYPTFYEAWHHPPHTPHPEVPETTGVGFSAGTQQRNLAELPQRLKAALDIELINSVQLICIDGSNFFDKDNPILEIYDAMLDSGCPERSNGEPTKIAELKVYYKSLCRKGKKRPILLFYENPAGAPPQGFSESFLNGLSKFAGGICVVSNQSNIPLQSFSPNQPNLIEDIVGWIRRIVMES from the coding sequence ATGGTGAGAAACGTTGCCTGGAAAGAACCAGCTAAAAGCAACACATTTAAGCTTTTAGAAGCCTTGCTGTCTTTGGCAAATGGGTGGGAGTTAGACGATGCGGAGTTACAGTTAGCGGTTAAAGCTGAGTGGTGTGAAAAAGATCCAACCAAGCTGAGGGTAACGGGGAAGGATACGCAAAAACAGGGTAAACGGGAAATAATTGTTGAAACCGGCACCACAAAAAAGAGGTTATGGCAATTAGCGGAGAAAGCCGGTAAATGCTTAGAACTTCCCAAACGCCAGCAGGGAGAAGGCAGCAGCAGGGAAAAGAGGGAAGCAGAAGCAATTCAGACAGTTATCGACTGCTTGAAAGAGTTGGGCGTTTTTAACGATGAACGCCCAGAAGGTACAGAAAGAACGCGCTATTGGAAATTCACGTTGGCGCTGAAGTGGCACACGGCATCACCAGAAGAGAATCTTGCTGAGATTAAGCGGAAGTGGCAAGAGAAAAATCTAGAGGAAACAACCCCGGAACCAGCACCCCATGACAGCATTGATTGGCATCAAGTTTGTCGCGCCATGCTGGCACAGCAACGGGAAAGGCAGCTATTTCGCAAGCAAATTACCGGCAGGGGTTTGGGGCATGAGGTAAATGTTTATGTGCCTCTGGGTTTGGTGAAACCGAAGGCAACGCCTCGGCGAGGTGAGGAATTTTCGCCTTTGCCAAGCGAGGGAATGCGGCAATATCAGCTATCGCAAACAGAAATTATTGAGAAGCCGTATCAAAAGAATGAATTTCTCGAAAAAGTTATCGCAAAACCGGGTAAAAATATCACCATTGCCGGTGAACCGGGGGCAGGGAAAAGCACTTGGTTAGATAAGATCGCCCAGCATCTTGAAGAAGGGAAAAATTCCCCCTATTTTCCCATTGCAATTTCTTTGGCAAGTGTCGGTGAGAAAACTCTGGAAGAATTTTTGTTGCAAAATTGGCTAAAAAATGCGCTACCAGTGATTAATTCCGATGCGATGAAAGTGACAGCCGTACTTGAGGAGAAATTTAAAAAACTGTTCAGTGGCGGTAAAGTGTGGTTGTTATTAGATGGGGCGGATGAAATGCGGGCGGTAGCGCCTCTACAAAAAATTGCTGAATCTCTCACGGCTTGGGTGGCGCAGGCGCGAGTTGTACTGACTTGCCGACTGAATGTGTGGGAAGCAAACCCGAATATTTTGCCTAATTTTGCAACCTATCGCACCCTCTGCTTTGAAGAAAATCAAGTAGCAGACTTTATTAGGCAGTGGTTTGCCAAAAGTGATCAGCCAGAATTGGGAAAACAGTTACAAGCTAAATTAGAAGAGTCGGGAAAAGAGCGCATTCGGGATACAGTGAAAAATCCCTTACGCGTGGCGATGCTCTGCAAAACTTGGTATTTAAAACAAGGAAATTTGCCAGAAACAAAGGCGGGACTTTACGAACGATTTGTTAGGGATTACTATCACTGGAAACCGCACCCACTCCTGACAGAAAATGAAGAGAAGCAGGAGGAACTGCACAGCGCTTTAGGAAAATTGGCTCAGCAAGCACTCGATCAGAAGTGTTTCCTGGGAAAGAGATTCGCGCAAAAAATTATGGGGCACGCTTTATTTAAATTAGCTGATGAGGCAGGTTGGTTGAATTATGTTTACAACGATGCCCAAACTGATGAGCCGGTTTATGCCTTTTTTCACTTGACGTTTCAGGAATATTTTGCAGCTTTAGCGGTGGAGGATTGGCATTATTTTCTCACTGATGAGCCAAATGATCCAAAGCAGGGAATTTACCGCATTTTTGAACCGCAGTGGAAAGAGGTAATTTTGCTGTGGTTGGGGCGTGTCGAAGTGCCAGGGGAACAGAAAGAGGTGCTGAAGAAACAGAAAGAGGACTTTATTACTTCTCTAGTTGAGTTTGCGGATGAGTGCGGTGATTTCTATGAGGATCAAGCTTATTTTCTAGCAGCAGCCGGCATTACCGAATTTCGCCAGTGTTCCAGAAGTGAGGAAATTGTCAGGACAATCGTTAAATGGGGTTTTGGTTACTTCAACATTGAAAAACAAGAGTGGCGAACATTTCTCGATCCAATAGCAGAGGCATCGAGGGAAGTGCTGCCCCAAACACAGCGATCCAAAGCCATCAGGGCTTTAGTCGAGTTAACCCGCAACTCTAGGGATGAAAAAACCCGCTATTTGGCGGCAGAAAGCTTGGGGAATATCGGCACCGGCAACGAAACTGCCATCACGGCTTTAGTCGAGCTAATCGGCAACGCTGAGGATGAAAAAACCCGCGCGTGCGCGGCATATAGCTTGGGGAAAATCGGCACCGGCAACAGAGATGTTATCAATGCTTTAGTCGAGTTAATTGGCAACAGTCAGTATGAATGGACCCGCTGGATGGCGGCATATAGCTTGGGGGAAATCGACACCGACAACGAAACTGCCATCGATGCTGCTTTAGAGGAGTTCATTGGCAACACTCAGTCTGAATTTACCCGCTGGACGGCAGCAGAAAGCTTGGGGAAAATCGGCACCGGCAACAGAGATGCCATCAATGCTGCTTTAGTCGAGTTAATTGGCAACACTGAGGATGAAGATACCCGCACGAGGGCGGCATATAGCTTGGGGAAAATCGGCACCGGCAACAGAGATGCCATCAATACTTTAGTCGAGTTAATTGGCAACACTGGGGATGAATTTACCTGCAGGAGGGCGGCAGAAAGCTTGGGGGAAATCGACCCCGGCAACGAAACGGCCATCAATGCTTTAGTCGAGTTAACCCGCAACAGTGAGTATGAAAAAACCCGCAGGGAAGCGGCAGATAGCTTAGGGAAAATTGACCCCGGCAACAGAGATGCCATCAATGCTTTAGTCGAGTTAATTGGCAACACTGAGGATGAATTTACCTGCAGGAGGGCGGCAGAAAGCTTGGGGAAAATCGGCACCGGCAACAGAGATGCCATCAATGCTTTAGTCGAGTTAATTGGCAACACTTGGAGGTTCAACTTTATTGGCAACCTGGCGTATGAATGGACCCGCTGGACGGCGGCAGAAAGCTTGGGGAAAATCGGCACCGGCAACAGAGATGCCATCAATGCTTTAGTCGAGTTAATTGGCAACACTGAGGATGAAGATACCACGAGGGCAGCATATAGCTTGGGGAAAATCGACCCCGGCAACGAAACGGCCATCAATGCTTTAGTCGAGTTAACCCGCAACAGTGAGTATGAAAAAACCCGCAGGGAAGCGGCAGATAGCTTAGGGAAAATCGACCCCGGCAACGAAACGGCCATCAGTGCTTTAGTCGAATTAATCGGCAACAGTGAGTATGAATGGATCAACAGGGAAGCAGCAGAAAGCTTGGGGAAAATCGGCACCGGCAACGAAACGGCTATCAGGGCTTTAGTCGAGTTAATTAGCAACACTGAGGATGAATCTATCGGCAGTCAGGCGGCAGATAGCTTGAAAAAGATTTTGGTGAAAGATAAGCAAATGGCGGGGGTTGTCTCTGCCTTAAAAGATTACCTATCTAATGAAACTTACGAAAATGAGTTTGATCGATTCAAGAACTGCTACGAAGTCATCTGGCACTGCGCCCAAACTCTGCCCTATCCCACCTTCTATGAGGCATGGCATCATCCACCTCACACACCCCATCCCGAAGTCCCGGAAACAACAGGAGTAGGCTTCTCCGCCGGCACCCAACAGCGCAACTTAGCAGAATTACCACAACGACTGAAGGCTGCACTTGACATAGAATTAATCAATTCAGTCCAGCTTATTTGCATTGACGGCAGCAATTTTTTTGATAAGGATAACCCGATTCTGGAAATTTACGATGCCATGCTTGATAGTGGTTGTCCAGAGCGTTCTAATGGCGAGCCTACAAAAATAGCAGAGCTGAAGGTGTATTATAAATCTCTCTGTCGCAAAGGCAAAAAGCGACCGATTTTACTCTTTTATGAAAACCCTGCCGGCGCACCACCCCAAGGCTTTAGCGAAAGCTTCCTCAACGGTTTAAGCAAATTTGCTGGAGGCATTTGCGTCGTCAGTAATCAATCGAATATCCCCTTACAATCTTTCTCACCCAATCAGCCAAATTTAATAGAAGATATTGTTGGTTGGATTCGGCGAATTGTGATGGAAAGTTAA